A genomic region of Haliaeetus albicilla chromosome 8, bHalAlb1.1, whole genome shotgun sequence contains the following coding sequences:
- the USE1 gene encoding vesicle transport protein USE1, translated as MAATRLELNLMRLLSRCEALAAERRDPEEWRLEKYVAALEDMLRELKKQSSKPAPELLNEYSRKVDFLKGLLEAEKLSSSTEKALANQFLAPGRTPTTTKERTPATKTVHLQTKARCTGKMRSELLGTDPLAIDDSEELNIRKRKGLTSDEKQSAVELDAVLQHHQDMQEKLAEEMLSLARSLKNNTLAAQNVIKQDNQTLSHSLRMADQNFEKLKDESDRLEQHAKKSVNWLLWIMLIVVCFIFISMILFIRIFPKLK; from the exons ATGGCCGCGACGCGGCTGGAGCTGAACCTGATGCGGCTCTTGAGCCGGTGCGAGGCGCtggcggcggagcggcgggaCCCCGAGGAGTGGCGGCTGGAGAAG tATGTGGCCGCTCTTGAAGACATGCTCCGAGAGCTGAAGAAGCAGTCCAG CAAGCCAGCCCCAGAACTGCTGAATGAATACTCTCGTAAAGTGGACTTCCTAAAAGGACttttagaagctgaaaaattg TCTTCATCAACTGAAAAGGCTCTGGCAAATCAGTTCTTGGCCCCAGGACGTACCCCTACAACAACCAAAGAGAGAACCCCAGCTACTAAAACAGTCCATCTGCAGACAAAGGCTCGTTGCACAGGCAAGATGAGGAGTGAGCTGCTTGGTACA GACCCCTTGGCTATCGATG attctgAGGAGTTAAACATAAGGAAGCGGAA AGGCCTTACATCTGATGAGAAGCAGTCAGCAGTTGAGCTGGATGCTGTGTTACAGCATCATCAGGATATGCAGGAGAAGTTAGCTGAAGAAATGCTAAGTTTGGCTCGCAGTCTCAAAAACAACACTCTGGCTGCGCAGAATGTGATAAAACAAGATAACCAG ACACTATCGCATTCTCTCAGGATGGCAGACCAGAACTTTGAGAAGCTCAAGGATGAATCTGACCGCCTTGAACAGCACGCAAAGAAATCGGTCAACTGGCTATTATGGATAATGTTAATTGTCGTTTGTTTTATATTCATCAGCATGATTCTCTTTATCAGGATTTTCCCCAAACTAaaatga